A genomic segment from Variovorax paradoxus B4 encodes:
- a CDS encoding M20 family metallopeptidase encodes MPNATEDQISEAAIVEAAHALRAPAVRMLEQLVAHPSLLGQEQDAQAFMAESFAKLGLRVHQFEIDEEKIRQHPGYSPSIVPYEGRTNVVGIHQPRGPQKGRSLIFNGHIDVVPTGAEVLWKHPPFKPVIEGDRLHGRGAADMKAGIAAYTMAYAALQSLGLEPASPVYFQSVVEEECTGNGALACLVEGYRADAAIIPEPLGGVMTCQMGVLWFALEVLGKPVHASVAQTGVGAIDFSLYLFSELKKLEQRWNEPANRYRSYAHHPHPVNFNLGKIQGGEWASSVPSACRSDIRIGFYPDMNVARAKAEVEAVLASAYATHPARESLRYQLIYEGFQADGFDLDLDSPIVTELSKCHQDIVGQALEPGAFTGTTDAKFFNIYGQTPAVCYGPTGSSIHGIDEWVSIDSLVQVTAVLAVFMARWCGVDRID; translated from the coding sequence ATGCCCAACGCCACCGAAGACCAGATCAGCGAAGCCGCCATCGTGGAGGCCGCCCACGCACTGCGCGCGCCGGCCGTTCGAATGCTCGAGCAGCTCGTTGCGCATCCTTCGCTGCTGGGACAAGAGCAGGATGCACAGGCCTTCATGGCCGAGTCCTTCGCGAAGCTGGGCCTGCGTGTCCACCAGTTCGAGATCGACGAGGAAAAGATCCGTCAGCATCCGGGCTACTCGCCCTCCATCGTCCCGTACGAAGGGCGCACCAACGTCGTGGGCATTCATCAGCCCCGCGGGCCGCAGAAGGGCCGATCGCTGATCTTCAATGGCCACATCGACGTGGTGCCGACCGGCGCCGAGGTGCTCTGGAAGCACCCGCCTTTCAAACCCGTGATCGAGGGAGACCGGCTCCACGGCCGCGGCGCTGCCGACATGAAGGCCGGCATTGCGGCCTACACGATGGCGTATGCGGCGCTGCAGTCGCTCGGGCTCGAACCGGCATCGCCGGTGTATTTTCAATCGGTGGTGGAAGAGGAGTGCACGGGCAACGGGGCGCTGGCCTGCCTGGTCGAGGGCTATCGCGCCGACGCGGCCATCATCCCCGAGCCGCTCGGCGGCGTGATGACCTGCCAGATGGGCGTGCTGTGGTTCGCGCTCGAGGTGCTGGGCAAACCGGTGCATGCCTCGGTGGCCCAGACCGGCGTCGGCGCGATCGACTTCTCGCTGTACCTTTTCTCGGAACTCAAGAAGCTCGAGCAGCGCTGGAACGAGCCTGCCAATCGTTATCGCAGCTACGCGCACCATCCGCATCCCGTCAACTTCAACCTCGGAAAGATCCAGGGCGGCGAATGGGCCTCGTCGGTGCCCTCGGCCTGCCGCAGCGACATTCGCATCGGCTTCTATCCCGACATGAACGTGGCCCGGGCCAAGGCCGAGGTCGAGGCCGTGCTGGCTTCCGCCTACGCCACGCATCCGGCCCGCGAGAGCCTGCGCTACCAGCTGATCTACGAAGGCTTCCAGGCCGATGGCTTCGACCTCGACCTGGATTCGCCGATCGTCACCGAGCTCTCGAAGTGCCACCAGGACATCGTCGGGCAGGCACTCGAACCCGGGGCCTTCACGGGCACGACGGACGCGAAGTTCTTCAACATCTACGGGCAGACCCCTGCGGTCTGCTATGGCCCCACGGGCTCCAGCATCCACGGCATCGACGAGTGGGTTTCCATCGACAGCCTGGTGCAGGTGACCGCCGTGCTGGCGGTGTTCATGGCGCGCTGGTGCGGCGTCGACCGCATCGATTGA
- a CDS encoding phosphatase PAP2 family protein, which yields MHPLNLALFDALAAGFSPSPAVLRLASAIALGSSWACAAVLAWAAWRHVAQRPCVLAVLAAGGAASLISQEIAASVGVPRPFMMGLSPAHVPHGLRAGLPSTHASVMFTMAFMLLLRRSMRDVGLVILAAAVATGWARVYVGIHFPFDVAAGALLGVAIAAALFAVQAVAPRLAPQPAAALAPPLRALADGRAGPCLVLVFILAAAWVGSNTPGMIGPAVLEEDGPVEKSTVLLYLAAVFCVLMVRVAFLSRLDRLAICILLLAFAAREADWHLAHFGTGLLAAPLSRILAATAILGPIAIAAGWLAKRAWSAHRAMRSWRQWRPEATTSLTFVAVIGTAIILDQVAVPLAGRPGLFAAESSQEFHRYLMLSFEEILELVLPVLALLAILQARLGGSRDPAAAAIGRSYA from the coding sequence ATGCATCCGCTGAATCTCGCCCTCTTCGATGCACTCGCGGCGGGCTTCTCTCCCTCGCCCGCGGTGCTGCGGCTGGCATCGGCCATCGCGCTGGGTTCGTCGTGGGCATGTGCGGCGGTTCTTGCCTGGGCCGCATGGCGGCATGTTGCGCAGCGGCCTTGCGTGCTGGCGGTGCTGGCCGCCGGAGGAGCGGCTTCCCTGATCTCGCAGGAGATCGCTGCTTCCGTGGGCGTGCCGCGTCCCTTCATGATGGGGCTGAGCCCTGCGCACGTTCCCCACGGCCTGCGCGCGGGACTTCCCAGCACCCACGCTTCGGTGATGTTCACCATGGCCTTCATGCTGCTGCTGCGACGCTCGATGCGCGACGTGGGGCTCGTCATTCTTGCTGCTGCCGTGGCCACGGGCTGGGCGCGTGTCTACGTCGGCATTCATTTTCCGTTCGACGTCGCCGCCGGTGCGCTGCTGGGCGTGGCCATTGCCGCGGCGCTGTTTGCGGTACAGGCTGTGGCGCCCAGGCTCGCTCCCCAGCCAGCAGCGGCCCTGGCACCGCCATTGCGCGCGTTGGCCGATGGCAGGGCCGGGCCTTGCCTGGTGCTGGTGTTCATCCTCGCCGCGGCATGGGTCGGCTCCAACACGCCCGGCATGATCGGGCCGGCGGTGCTGGAGGAAGACGGACCGGTCGAGAAAAGCACGGTTCTTCTGTATCTGGCTGCGGTGTTCTGCGTTCTGATGGTTCGCGTGGCGTTTCTCTCGCGGCTGGACCGGCTGGCCATCTGCATATTGCTTCTTGCCTTCGCGGCCCGGGAAGCGGATTGGCATCTGGCGCATTTCGGCACCGGCTTGCTGGCAGCGCCGCTCTCGCGCATTCTTGCTGCGACGGCCATCCTCGGGCCCATTGCCATCGCAGCCGGGTGGCTGGCCAAACGCGCCTGGTCCGCACACCGTGCGATGCGCTCATGGCGGCAATGGCGGCCCGAAGCCACCACCTCGCTGACCTTCGTTGCAGTCATCGGGACTGCGATCATCCTCGACCAGGTCGCTGTCCCGCTCGCCGGACGGCCGGGCTTGTTCGCCGCAGAGTCTTCCCAAGAATTTCACCGCTACCTGATGCTCAGCTTCGAGGAAATTCTGGAACTGGTCCTGCCGGTCCTGGCGCTTCTGGCCATCCTGCAGGCGAGGCTGGGTGGGAGCCGGGATCCGGCCGCCGCCGCCATCGGGCGCTCGTACGCATAG
- the gltX gene encoding glutamate--tRNA ligase has product MTGKVRTRIAPSPTGFLHLGTARTALYSWAYARHHGGEFVLRIEDTDVARSTQDSTDQILASMHWLGLDYDEGPIYQMQRLERYREVIAQMLASGTAYHCYCTPAELDEMREAQRARGEKTLYDRRWRPEPGKVLPPVPEGVPPVVRFCNPPEGDVTWNDLVKGEITINNREIDDLIILRPDGVPTYNFAVVVDDWDMAITHVFRGDEHINNTPWQINIFRALGAPLPQFGHVPVILGDDGQKLSKRRGAVSVTAYEENGYLPEAMLNYLARLGWSHGDDELFTREQMVSWFDGSHLSKSPAQWDAAKLAWVNAQYIKTKPDDALAPLVAAQLQKRGIAADERLPAICALFKDRCETTVALADWAAAFYADVTPSEADLAQHVADAVKPVIATLAEKLASVAWEKVSIAAAIKEVLAEHSVKMPVLAMPVRVLLMGTPQTPSLDSVLAIFSREKVIERLKRA; this is encoded by the coding sequence ATGACCGGCAAAGTTCGCACCCGCATCGCTCCGTCTCCCACCGGCTTCCTTCACCTGGGCACGGCCCGCACCGCGCTCTACTCGTGGGCCTATGCACGCCATCACGGCGGAGAGTTCGTGCTGCGCATCGAGGACACCGACGTGGCCCGTTCCACGCAGGACTCGACCGACCAGATCCTCGCCTCGATGCACTGGCTCGGCCTCGACTATGACGAAGGCCCGATCTACCAGATGCAGCGCCTCGAGCGCTACCGCGAAGTCATCGCGCAGATGCTCGCATCCGGCACGGCCTATCACTGCTACTGCACGCCGGCCGAGCTCGACGAAATGCGCGAGGCGCAGCGCGCGCGCGGCGAGAAGACCCTGTACGACCGCCGCTGGCGCCCCGAGCCCGGCAAGGTGCTGCCGCCCGTGCCCGAAGGCGTGCCGCCGGTGGTGCGCTTTTGCAATCCGCCCGAAGGCGACGTGACGTGGAACGACCTCGTCAAGGGCGAGATCACCATCAACAACCGCGAGATTGACGACCTCATCATCCTGCGGCCCGACGGTGTGCCGACCTACAACTTCGCGGTGGTGGTCGACGACTGGGACATGGCCATCACCCATGTGTTTCGCGGCGACGAGCACATCAACAACACGCCGTGGCAGATCAACATCTTCCGCGCGCTCGGCGCGCCGCTGCCGCAGTTCGGCCATGTGCCGGTCATCCTGGGCGATGACGGGCAGAAGCTCTCGAAGCGCCGCGGCGCCGTGAGCGTCACCGCCTATGAAGAGAATGGCTACCTGCCCGAAGCCATGCTCAACTATCTGGCGCGCCTGGGCTGGAGCCACGGCGACGATGAACTTTTCACGCGCGAGCAGATGGTGAGCTGGTTCGATGGCTCGCACCTGTCGAAGAGCCCCGCCCAGTGGGACGCCGCGAAGCTGGCATGGGTGAACGCGCAATACATCAAGACCAAGCCCGACGATGCGCTTGCGCCGCTCGTGGCGGCGCAGTTGCAAAAGCGCGGCATCGCCGCCGACGAGCGCCTGCCTGCCATCTGCGCACTTTTCAAGGACCGCTGCGAAACCACGGTCGCGCTGGCCGACTGGGCCGCCGCGTTCTACGCGGACGTGACGCCGAGCGAAGCCGATCTCGCGCAGCACGTTGCTGATGCAGTGAAGCCCGTCATCGCAACGCTCGCCGAGAAGCTCGCGAGCGTGGCGTGGGAAAAAGTTTCGATCGCTGCGGCCATCAAGGAAGTCTTGGCCGAGCATTCGGTGAAAATGCCCGTGTTGGCCATGCCGGTTCGCGTCCTCCTGATGGGTACACCACAGACGCCATCCCTCGATTCGGTGCTCGCGATCTTTTCTCGTGAAAAAGTTATCGAGCGTTTGAAAAGGGCCTGA